From Xenopus laevis strain J_2021 chromosome 7L, Xenopus_laevis_v10.1, whole genome shotgun sequence, one genomic window encodes:
- the tysnd1.L gene encoding peroxisomal leader peptide-processing protease, whose protein sequence is MLEAAEWSGCVVSTARASRDKRHDRSCTNKEPSIAEKRNPSLYHTAPQRESNGQWSCSGVILDTSLSLVLCHGAIFFPFLKNKEKELSGPKNDLLLAEDFVSDLLIQVECPSLPGTSSASKAKLNSEVLQQRSGLGLVPLSDPPRLLTHQHLHRAQLLMLVPCPEFQMAFSRLFSKAEGWEFSSEEEKHEYGELQKDLSYLHWFALLKLQSPLSDGHKKITFVPSSKLEKGCTVIACGSPFGSFYPDIFLNTVSKGIISNVTGDRNVVLLTDARCLPGSEGGGIFAAEGDCLRLIGIIVVPLCWKANEWVGLTVACSISHILENIMKSLSLTNALEENNMTATKLEGVCSLDLQKVPNLIKNPIASVVLVDSGQVWGSGVLVSPKVVLTCRHVIRNASRVSVKIRHPTSEKLQVLSGQVVFSTQESSPYDVAVVELDDLIPGIPELVLASKYCTGMDVLIWGYGAFGESCGPSATSGVLSSVICIGDVPVMLQTTCAVHGGSSGGPVFSAQTGELLGIVASNTRDNTTGATYPHLNFSIPIIILQAALQRYKLLGDLRSFQELNNVSRAVRNVWRLQRNPERVLPSKL, encoded by the exons ATGCTGGAAGCTGCAGAATGGAGTGGTTGCGTTGTAAGCACCGCTCGGGCCTCGCGAGACAAGAGACATGACAGAAGCTGCACGAATAAGGAGCCATCTATTGCTGAGAAGAGAAACCCATCTCTGTACCACACGGCACCTCAGAGAGAAAGTAATGGCCAGTGGAGCTGCAGTGGGGTCATCCTAGACACAAGCTTATCCCTAGTACTTTGTCATGGagccatttttttcccattccttaaaaacaaagaaaaggaacTTTCAGGACCTAAAAACGACCTTCTCCTTGCTGAGGACTTTGTGTCAGATCTTCTAATACAAGTGGAATGCCCTTCCCTCCCTGGGACTAGTTCTGCTTCTAAAGCCAAGCTGAACAGTGAGGTCCTACAGCAGAGATcaggccttgggctggtaccccTCTCAGATCCACCCCGCCTTCTAACCCACCAGCACCTCCATCGGGCTCAGCTCCTCATGCTGGTGCCATGCCCCGAATTTCAGATGGCATTTTCTAGATTGTTTAGTAAAGCAGAGGGCTGGGAGTTTTCCAGTGAAGAGGAGAAACATGAGTACGGGGAACTGCAGAAGGATTTGTCTTATCTGCATTGGTTTGCTCTCTTAAAGCTACAAAGTCCGCTCTCTGATGGACACAAGAAAATCACCTTTGTACCCTCCTCCAAACTTGAAAAAGGTTGTACAGTTATTGCTTGCGGATCCCCATTCGGTTCATTCTACCCAGATATCTTTCTGAATACCGTCAGTAAAGGTATTATCAGCAACGTAACcggagatagaaatgttgtacttctGACTGATGCCCGTTGCTTACCAGGTTCAGAAGGCGGTGGCATATTTGCTGCAGAAGGAGACTGCTTACGTTTGATTGGGATCATAGTGGTGCCACTTTGCTGGAAGGCTAATGAATGGGTAGGACTGACCGTGGCCTGTTCCATCAGCCACATCCTGGAGAATATTATGAAATCTTTATCCCTGACTAATGCATTGGAGGAAAACAACATGACTGCAACAAAACTGGAAGGCGTTTGTTCTCTTGATCTTCAAAAAGTTCCCAACTTAATAAAAAACCCAATTGCTTCTGTTGTTCTAGTAGATTCAGGGCAAGTCTGGGGATCTGGTGTCTTGGTGAGCCCAAAGGTAGTTTTGACATGTCGGCATGTGATAAGAAATGCCTCCAGGGTATCTGTGAAAATCAGACATCCTACCTCTGAAAA GTTACAGGTGCTCAGCGGCCAAGTAGTGTTTTCTACACAGGAATCCTCTCCTTATGATGTGGCAGTGGTGGAACTCGACGACTTGATTCCTGGGATTCCTGAGCTTGTTTTGGCATCTAAATATTGCACAG gtatggatgtGCTTATCTGGGGATATGGGGCCTTTGGTGAGAGCTGTGGTCCTTCTGCAACCTCTGGTGTCCTATCATCTGTGATTTGCATTGGGGATGTTCCTGTTATGCTACAAACAACCTGTGCTGTTCATGGCGGTTCAAGTGGAGGCCCCGTGTTTTCTGCTCAGACTGGAGAACTACTTG GTATTGTTGCGAGTAACACAAGGGATAATACAACTGGGGCCACCTATCCTCATCTTAACTTCAGCATTCCAATTATTATTCTCCAAGCAGCACTACAGAGATACAAACTACTTGGAGATTTACGCAGCTTTCAAGAGTTAAACAATGTCAGCCGCGCAGTCAGAAACGTGTGGCGTCTTCAGAGAAACCCAGAAAGAGTTTTGCCCAGTAAGCTTTGA